In one Burkholderiales bacterium GJ-E10 genomic region, the following are encoded:
- a CDS encoding N-acetyl-anhydromuranmyl-L-alanine amidase, producing the protein MSRALEVDADGWIAGVRRVASPHFDARPTAGAADTVVDLVVLHCISLPPGRFGGDEVARFFAGTLDCDGHPFFARLRGVRVSAHFLIGRDGVLTQFVSCRDRAWHAGASAFEARPGCNDFSLGVELEGCEYEPFADAQYATLGALLPALRAAYPLRAVRGHSEIAPGRKTDPGPLFDWTRLRRDFAGNSASDC; encoded by the coding sequence GTGAGTCGTGCCCTGGAGGTCGACGCCGACGGCTGGATCGCAGGCGTGCGCCGGGTCGCGTCGCCACACTTCGACGCGCGCCCGACCGCCGGTGCTGCCGATACCGTGGTGGATCTCGTCGTGCTGCATTGCATCAGCCTGCCGCCCGGGCGGTTCGGCGGCGACGAGGTCGCGCGGTTCTTCGCGGGCACGCTCGATTGCGACGGCCACCCGTTTTTCGCGCGGCTGCGCGGCGTCCGCGTGTCCGCACACTTTCTGATCGGGCGCGATGGCGTGTTGACGCAATTCGTTTCATGCCGGGACCGGGCATGGCATGCCGGCGCTTCCGCGTTCGAAGCACGGCCCGGATGCAATGATTTCTCGCTCGGCGTGGAGTTGGAAGGGTGCGAGTACGAACCCTTTGCGGACGCGCAGTACGCCACTCTGGGTGCCCTGCTCCCCGCCTTGCGGGCCGCCTACCCCCTGCGCGCGGTCCGCGGCCATTCCGAGATCGCGCCTGGGCGCAAGACCGACCCCGGTCCGCTCTTCGATTGGACGCGGTTGCGACGGGATTTCGCCGGAAATTCTGCAAGTGATTGCTGA
- a CDS encoding two-component sensor PilS, with translation MAQSADPSRAADAARGETAGLVVRPVWQALRALSLVRVAAAVFALVFALLFSVPVEAGGSAGSPHDVTAVLGVYCVLAMILAAMAVLARRHFTAQLSIQFSVDLLFATVLVVLSGGIRSEFAVFYLLPVAGASVILPTGPAFFISSIAVVVLLADAFLRSVRQGQAGAQLFEAGLFGAALFGITALLRLLATRLRRQETLAHVRGVDLHSQLEINRLVISQMEQGVLVVDAATQVRANNIAARVFLGLDRGAQLTGRRLDEFPALATLVGAYRRWLSSPVPADERPAQDEWVFPAPPGAESGAGETPRPLRARFARPPTSRSGEFVIFLEDLRAIEDRAQRLKLAAMGRLTASIAHEIRNPLGAIGNAGQLLAEEALTPLQRRLVEIVRENTARLNRLVEDVLRVARRDPPMGDALDARRFVETWADEFQRDRAVPEGVLAVEGAIGAAVVFEPGHLRQILFNLVDNAVRYASGKPGCVRIVLREARAEDPAQIWVLDDGPGVPPAERAAIFEPFFTSRAKGTGLGLYLAREFCIANGAELVYDLFAREDGVDRCGFAVRFVRGAAEGAMAEEPLETIQDLEREVRWGD, from the coding sequence ATGGCGCAATCCGCTGATCCATCGCGCGCGGCCGACGCGGCCCGCGGGGAGACTGCCGGACTGGTCGTAAGGCCGGTATGGCAGGCGCTCCGGGCGTTGTCGCTGGTGCGGGTCGCCGCGGCAGTCTTCGCCCTGGTGTTTGCGCTGCTGTTCTCCGTTCCGGTCGAGGCGGGTGGTTCGGCGGGATCGCCCCACGACGTCACGGCCGTCCTCGGCGTGTACTGCGTCCTGGCGATGATCCTGGCCGCCATGGCGGTCCTGGCACGGCGCCATTTCACGGCGCAGCTCAGCATCCAGTTCAGCGTGGATCTCCTCTTTGCGACGGTTCTCGTCGTGCTGAGCGGGGGCATCCGCAGCGAATTCGCCGTGTTCTACCTCCTGCCGGTGGCGGGTGCGTCGGTGATCTTGCCGACCGGCCCCGCGTTCTTCATTTCGTCGATTGCGGTGGTGGTCCTGCTCGCCGACGCCTTTTTGCGCAGCGTCCGTCAGGGCCAGGCCGGCGCACAACTGTTCGAGGCCGGCCTGTTCGGCGCGGCGCTGTTCGGCATCACCGCATTGTTGCGCCTGTTGGCAACGCGGCTGCGCCGGCAGGAGACCCTGGCGCATGTGCGCGGGGTCGACCTGCACAGCCAGCTGGAAATCAACCGGCTGGTGATTTCGCAGATGGAACAGGGGGTTCTCGTCGTCGATGCCGCCACCCAGGTGCGCGCGAACAACATCGCGGCGCGCGTGTTCCTGGGCCTGGATCGGGGCGCCCAGCTCACCGGGCGCCGCCTCGACGAGTTTCCCGCCTTGGCAACGTTGGTGGGCGCCTATCGCCGCTGGCTGTCGTCGCCGGTGCCGGCGGACGAACGGCCGGCGCAGGACGAGTGGGTGTTCCCGGCGCCGCCGGGAGCCGAATCGGGGGCTGGGGAGACGCCGCGCCCCCTGCGCGCGCGTTTCGCGCGGCCGCCCACATCCCGATCCGGCGAGTTCGTCATCTTCCTCGAGGATTTGCGCGCGATCGAAGACCGTGCACAACGCCTCAAGCTGGCCGCGATGGGGCGCTTGACGGCATCGATCGCGCACGAGATCCGCAACCCCCTGGGGGCGATCGGCAATGCCGGGCAGCTGCTCGCGGAGGAAGCACTGACTCCGCTGCAGCGCCGCCTGGTGGAGATCGTGCGGGAAAATACTGCGCGGCTCAACCGTTTGGTGGAGGACGTGTTGCGCGTCGCGCGGCGCGATCCGCCGATGGGGGATGCGCTCGATGCGCGCCGGTTCGTCGAAACCTGGGCCGACGAGTTTCAGCGCGATCGGGCGGTGCCGGAGGGGGTCCTCGCCGTCGAGGGGGCGATCGGCGCGGCGGTGGTGTTCGAGCCGGGGCACCTGCGCCAAATCCTGTTCAATCTTGTCGATAATGCGGTGCGGTACGCCTCCGGGAAGCCGGGTTGCGTGCGGATCGTCCTGCGCGAAGCGCGCGCCGAGGATCCTGCGCAGATCTGGGTTCTGGATGACGGCCCGGGCGTGCCGCCAGCGGAACGGGCGGCGATTTTTGAACCGTTCTTCACGAGCCGCGCAAAAGGAACCGGGCTGGGCTTGTACCTCGCCCGCGAATTCTGCATCGCCAACGGAGCGGAGTTGGTCTACGACCTGTTCGCCCGGGAGGACGGCGTGGATCGTTGCGGATTCGCCGTGCGCTTCGTGCGCGGCGCGGCCGAGGGGGCAATGGCGGAGGAGCCCCTGGAAACGATCCAGGATCTGGAGAGGGAGGTACGGTGGGGCGACTAG
- a CDS encoding signal recognition particle protein has translation MLDQITDRFSRIVKQMRGQTRLTETNTQDMLREVRLALLEADVALPVVRDFVARIREQALGQEVLGSLTPGQTLVGIVHRELVRLMGGDLPAADRELNLATQPPAVILMAGLQGAGKTTTVGKLGRWLAGQRRKKVLAVSVDVYRPAAIAQLQTVCEQAEIEFFPTPPGARPVDIARAAVDHARRHLIDVVLVDTAGRTTVDEPMMEEIAQLHAALHPIETLFVVDAMLGQDAVQTASAFGARLPLTGVVVTKLDGDARGGVALSVTNVTGKPIKFAGTAEKLTGLEAFDPERMAGRILGMGDIVALVEEVRSSVDLGAAEKLAKRMQTGARFDLNDFREQIAQMRRMGGLGGVIDKLPAQLSQAAGQLDPKVAERQIRRMEGMIQSMTPAERTKPELIKASRKRRIAAGAGVPVQEVNRLLTQYEQMNSVMKQMRKGGLAKMMRAFGSMTGGMKRG, from the coding sequence ATGCTCGATCAAATCACCGACCGCTTTTCCCGAATCGTCAAGCAGATGCGCGGCCAGACGCGGCTGACGGAAACCAACACGCAGGACATGCTGCGCGAAGTGCGCCTGGCGCTGCTCGAGGCGGACGTCGCCCTGCCCGTCGTGCGGGATTTCGTCGCGCGCATCCGCGAGCAGGCACTCGGCCAGGAGGTGCTCGGCAGCCTGACCCCAGGGCAGACCCTGGTCGGAATCGTGCACCGGGAACTGGTGCGACTGATGGGCGGCGACCTGCCGGCCGCCGACCGGGAGCTGAATCTGGCGACGCAGCCGCCGGCGGTCATCCTGATGGCCGGCCTGCAGGGCGCGGGGAAGACGACGACGGTCGGCAAGCTTGGGCGCTGGCTGGCTGGCCAGCGCCGCAAGAAGGTGCTGGCCGTATCGGTCGACGTCTACCGCCCGGCGGCCATCGCGCAATTGCAGACCGTCTGCGAGCAGGCCGAGATCGAATTCTTTCCGACGCCGCCCGGCGCGCGTCCGGTCGATATCGCCCGTGCGGCGGTCGACCATGCCCGGCGCCACCTGATCGACGTGGTGCTCGTCGACACGGCGGGACGCACCACGGTCGACGAGCCGATGATGGAGGAGATCGCGCAGTTGCACGCTGCGCTGCATCCGATCGAAACGCTTTTCGTCGTCGACGCGATGCTGGGCCAGGACGCTGTGCAGACCGCATCGGCGTTTGGGGCGCGGCTGCCGCTCACCGGGGTCGTCGTCACCAAGCTCGACGGCGACGCACGGGGCGGCGTCGCGCTGTCGGTCACCAACGTCACCGGCAAGCCGATCAAGTTCGCCGGCACGGCGGAGAAGCTGACCGGCCTGGAGGCGTTCGACCCCGAGCGCATGGCCGGACGGATTCTCGGCATGGGCGACATCGTTGCGCTGGTCGAGGAAGTCCGCAGTTCCGTCGATCTGGGCGCGGCCGAAAAACTGGCCAAACGGATGCAGACCGGGGCTCGATTCGATCTCAACGACTTCCGGGAACAGATCGCGCAGATGCGGCGCATGGGCGGACTGGGCGGGGTCATCGACAAACTGCCGGCGCAGTTGTCGCAGGCTGCCGGCCAACTCGACCCGAAGGTGGCCGAGCGTCAGATCCGGCGCATGGAGGGCATGATCCAGTCGATGACGCCGGCGGAGCGCACCAAGCCCGAACTGATCAAGGCCTCGCGCAAGCGGCGCATCGCCGCCGGCGCGGGGGTGCCGGTGCAGGAGGTCAACCGCCTGCTGACGCAGTACGAGCAGATGAACTCGGTGATGAAGCAGATGCGCAAGGGCGGCCTGGCGAAGATGATGCGGGCATTCGGATCGATGACGGGGGGAATGAAGCGGGGTTGA
- a CDS encoding response regulator transcription regulator protein: MGRLGPVSTATDGGRPQGLSVLVVDDEADLRELLGITLERLGLHVDGAGTLEEARERLRSRSYRLCLTDMRLPDGSGLDLVRELGARGEPKIAVITAYGSADNAVAALKAGAFDYLSKPVDLDQLRTLVRAALGGTGGDAGAGAEDFLPGGAGARLVGNSPTMQQLRSLIARLGQGMAPVAITGESGSGKELVARAIHSASVRRAGPFVAVNCGAIPETLMEAEFFGYKRGAFTGAERDRDGYFQAASGGTLFLDEIAELPLAMQVKLLRVIQERRLQKVGSIAEDPTDVRILSATHQDLARLVEVGRFRQDLYYRLNVIELRVPSLRERASDIPDIARALLQRIVDRTGVAFARLTPEAEAELARQPFPGNVRELENVLERAVVFTGGGDLAAADLALRPSSVTMAAVPAADPGAMPPAAAAHGATPADELAERARIEVIDGVPSDLAAYLDEVEGAAIRAALAKTRHNRTAAAQLLGISFRQMRYRMQRLGLK, from the coding sequence GTGGGGCGACTAGGGCCGGTTTCCACGGCAACGGACGGCGGCCGCCCGCAGGGGCTGTCGGTGCTCGTCGTCGACGACGAAGCGGACCTTCGCGAACTGCTCGGAATCACGCTCGAGCGGTTGGGGCTGCATGTCGACGGGGCCGGAACCCTGGAAGAGGCGCGCGAACGGTTGCGGTCGCGCTCGTATCGCCTTTGCCTGACGGACATGCGTCTGCCGGACGGCTCGGGACTCGACCTCGTGCGCGAACTCGGTGCGCGGGGGGAACCGAAGATCGCCGTCATCACCGCGTACGGCAGTGCTGACAATGCGGTTGCGGCGCTCAAGGCCGGCGCATTCGATTACCTCTCGAAGCCGGTGGATCTCGATCAGCTCCGCACGCTGGTGCGTGCCGCCCTCGGCGGGACGGGAGGCGATGCGGGCGCGGGAGCCGAGGACTTTCTGCCCGGCGGCGCCGGCGCGCGGCTGGTCGGCAACTCGCCGACGATGCAGCAATTGCGCTCGTTGATTGCCCGCCTGGGGCAAGGCATGGCGCCCGTGGCGATCACCGGCGAATCCGGTTCGGGCAAGGAGCTGGTCGCGCGCGCGATCCACTCCGCGTCGGTGCGTCGGGCCGGCCCCTTCGTCGCCGTCAACTGCGGTGCGATTCCCGAAACCTTGATGGAAGCGGAATTTTTCGGCTACAAGCGCGGAGCGTTCACCGGTGCCGAACGCGATCGCGACGGATATTTTCAGGCCGCTTCGGGCGGGACGCTCTTTCTCGACGAAATTGCCGAGCTTCCCCTTGCGATGCAGGTGAAGCTGTTGCGCGTGATCCAGGAGCGGCGCCTCCAGAAGGTGGGCTCGATTGCCGAGGATCCGACGGACGTGCGCATCCTGAGTGCGACCCACCAGGATCTGGCGCGGCTGGTCGAAGTCGGTCGGTTTCGGCAGGATCTCTACTACCGGCTGAACGTCATCGAGTTGCGGGTCCCGAGCCTGCGGGAGCGTGCGTCCGACATTCCCGACATTGCCCGTGCCCTGCTGCAGCGCATCGTCGACCGGACGGGCGTCGCCTTTGCCCGGTTGACGCCCGAAGCCGAAGCGGAATTGGCGCGGCAACCGTTCCCGGGCAATGTCCGGGAACTGGAAAACGTGCTGGAACGCGCCGTCGTATTCACGGGAGGCGGCGATCTGGCGGCGGCGGATCTGGCCTTGCGGCCGAGTTCGGTGACGATGGCCGCCGTGCCGGCCGCGGATCCGGGCGCGATGCCGCCCGCGGCGGCGGCACATGGCGCCACCCCGGCCGACGAGCTTGCGGAGCGCGCGCGGATCGAGGTCATCGACGGGGTGCCGTCCGATCTGGCGGCGTATCTGGACGAGGTGGAGGGTGCGGCGATCCGCGCCGCGCTTGCGAAGACACGCCATAACCGGACCGCGGCCGCCCAGTTGCTGGGAATTTCCTTTCGTCAGATGCGGTACCGGATGCAGCGCCTGGGGTTGAAGTGA
- a CDS encoding cytochrome c assembly protein, producing the protein MQTEGFYGAAYLVVAGLYLAAAYGAWRSLRAGAHRLPGWVVGALPLAVIGHGGLLAVDIFGGGGLRFGFAQALSAMMFVASAFLWVEDFFLPLGGLYTLLLPLAAACSLLPLGFPGEEIGEGSSVALRVHISVSILAYSLFTIAALHGVLMNIVARRLHRPRREASRSVDTLITQLPPLLSLESLIFRQIAAGFVLLTTSLGSGIFFSEELFGRPIRVDHKTVFSITAWVVFAMLLVGRYGFGWRGKVAQRWMFTGFALLLLAYVGSRFVFEVILDRGWQ; encoded by the coding sequence ATGCAAACCGAAGGATTCTACGGCGCGGCCTACCTTGTGGTCGCGGGACTGTACCTTGCCGCGGCATATGGCGCCTGGCGGTCGTTACGGGCGGGGGCCCACCGGCTGCCGGGATGGGTCGTCGGTGCCTTGCCGCTCGCGGTCATCGGACACGGGGGGCTGCTGGCGGTCGACATCTTCGGCGGCGGGGGGCTGCGGTTCGGATTCGCCCAGGCGCTGTCGGCGATGATGTTCGTGGCGAGCGCGTTCCTCTGGGTGGAGGACTTTTTCCTGCCGCTCGGCGGACTCTACACCCTGCTCCTGCCCCTGGCCGCGGCCTGCAGTCTGCTCCCGCTGGGGTTTCCGGGCGAGGAGATCGGGGAAGGCAGTTCGGTGGCGCTGCGCGTCCACATTTCCGTCTCGATCCTCGCCTACAGCCTGTTCACCATCGCCGCCCTGCACGGCGTGCTGATGAACATCGTGGCCCGGCGGCTGCATCGCCCCCGTCGCGAGGCATCGCGTTCCGTCGATACGCTGATCACGCAGTTGCCGCCGCTTCTGTCCCTCGAATCGCTGATCTTCCGCCAGATCGCCGCGGGGTTCGTGCTGCTGACGACGTCGCTGGGGAGCGGCATCTTCTTTTCGGAAGAGCTGTTCGGTCGGCCGATCCGCGTCGATCACAAGACGGTTTTCTCGATCACCGCGTGGGTCGTGTTCGCGATGCTGCTCGTGGGGCGCTATGGCTTCGGCTGGCGCGGGAAGGTGGCGCAGCGCTGGATGTTCACCGGCTTCGCCTTGCTGCTGCTGGCGTACGTCGGCAGCCGTTTCGTGTTTGAAGTGATCCTGGATCGGGGATGGCAGTGA